One Klebsiella electrica genomic window, GGAGAAGGAGAACGACGCCGGAGAAATCGATCATATCCCGATGCTGAAAACCTTCACTGTGTTTAACGTTCAGCAAATTGACGGTCTTTCCCTGACTACTGAGGCAGTGAGTCCCGCTGAAACGTTCGAGCCGTTGCCGCAGGCTGAAAATCTTTTCCAGAGTAGCGGCGTAAACATCATAGAGAAAGGACAAAACGCCTTTTTCAGGCCCTCAACCGATGAGGTCTGGCTGCCGGAGCGTCAGCTTTTTTCCGATGCCGCTAATTTCTACGCCACCGGCCTGCATGAGCTGGTGCACTGGAGCGGTGGTAAAACACGTCTTGACCGTGAAATGAAAGGAAGATTCGGTAGTGAGGATTATGCATTTGAGGAGCTGATCGCCGAGCTGGGAAGCGCGTTCCTGATGGCGGATCTGGGAATTGTCGGAGAGGTTCAGCACGAAAGCTATATTGCTTCCTGGCTGAAAGCACTGAAAAACGACAAGCGCTATATTTTCAAAGCCGCCAGCGCAGCATCGAAGGCGCATCGTTATCTGATGGATAAGGTTTGAGTTGAAGAACGGGAAGCCGCAAAGGAATGCGGCTTTAACCTTATATTGGGGTAGGCAGAGTAACAGGGGGAGCAATTTCCCTGCGAATTTTCCGGGCATCGGGTGCCCGGAAAATTCGCAGGCTGCGGGTGCGGGCGGCAAAGAGCCCGCCCATCCCGCAAACGACATTTTATACCGGTGATTACTGTTGATAACGGAACAGGTATAACGACCCATTGTTAAATGTGAAAGACTGCAACGGTAGCAGGACCTGTTTTTGGTGCTATGATAAGTGCATCGGGCCGTGCAATTTGCACGTATTCATTGCGGGAGAGAAACCATGACAGCGAAACAACGCAGCACACAGAGTGTGACCATGACGGTAGAGCGAGCCTTACTGAGCCGGGCGCGTGAGGCAGGCATTAACCTCAGTGCGACCCTGACAACCGCCCTCGATGCGGAGCTTCGCCACTATGAAGCGAAAAAATGGCAGGAAGAGAACAGGGAGGCCATCGACGCATTAAACCGTTTTCATGATGAACATGGCTGTTTCAGTGATGAATATAGGACATTTTAACCATGCAGTTCACCGTATACGGGAATACCGGTAAAAGCGCCGTTTACCCACTGTTGCTTGATGTCACAAGCGATATTATTGGACAACTGAACCGCCGGATCGTGATCCCGTTGCTGCCTGTTGACAGATATCCGGCAGGCCGCCGCCCGGATCGCCTTGTCCCCGTGGTCAGACTGACGGACGGCCAGGAATACGCTGTCATGACTCACGAACTGGCGAGTGTCCCTGTCCGGGCGCTGGGGGTGATGTTCTGTGATGCTTCGCAGTACCGCACTCAGGTAAAGGCCGCTATAGATTTCCTCATCGACGGCATTTGGTCGTGACTGCCGGGAGCCTGTGCCAGTTCGTCTATCGTGCGGAAGAGAAAGATTTCACGTTTTTCTGCGCCGAACGGTATAGATACATTGTTCCATATCACTGTTCCGAAACTGTCAACCAGTCTGATTAACGACGCTTTGGTTTTTCGTTTGCGTAGTAATCAGACTGTATGATAAAAAATCCAGTCAGTTTAAGCTGGTAACGTATCGACTATAGAATCGTTAGTGGACAGAAACCTCTGTCACTTTGAAACTGTCGGGTTTGAGAGCAATGCTGTTATATACTGCGGATATTTTCCAGGTTTGCCCTGGTTCGATATGGTTGACCATGTCCACCGCCTGTCCAATAATT contains:
- a CDS encoding ArdC family protein; the encoded protein is MTISLHTQTSAPNTAAATSVSPLDPSGSSKTKWSKTKTDIYQTVTDSIISALEAGVKPWTCPWQRVPGMSGLPSNYATGAAYSGMNIMLLWCSASEQGFSDSRWMTYKQAQAEGGQVRKGEHGTTAIFYTTLEKENDAGEIDHIPMLKTFTVFNVQQIDGLSLTTEAVSPAETFEPLPQAENLFQSSGVNIIEKGQNAFFRPSTDEVWLPERQLFSDAANFYATGLHELVHWSGGKTRLDREMKGRFGSEDYAFEELIAELGSAFLMADLGIVGEVQHESYIASWLKALKNDKRYIFKAASAASKAHRYLMDKV
- a CDS encoding type II toxin-antitoxin system CcdA family antitoxin, whose product is MTAKQRSTQSVTMTVERALLSRAREAGINLSATLTTALDAELRHYEAKKWQEENREAIDALNRFHDEHGCFSDEYRTF
- a CDS encoding CcdB family protein, which encodes MQFTVYGNTGKSAVYPLLLDVTSDIIGQLNRRIVIPLLPVDRYPAGRRPDRLVPVVRLTDGQEYAVMTHELASVPVRALGVMFCDASQYRTQVKAAIDFLIDGIWS